TATGGCTTCTCCGGCGGCAGCGAGCAGACGGCTAAGAACATCTGGATTCCCAGCATCTACGGCACGTACATCATTACGCCCGATCACCTCAAAGGGGATAAGCCCATTCGGTTCCTCGGTGTGTCAGGCGAGCCGGCCCGAGAGGCAGGCGACTACACCCCTCAAGAACCGCTTCCGCTTCCCTTGGAACCGATCAAGTAGCATGAAACCGGTCATCGGAGTCACACCCGACTTCAATGCCGGCGATCGCAAGGAATGGGGCGGCAAGGAGCCCACGTACTTTCTTCGGGCCCGGTATGTCCGCGCTATTGAAGAACTGGGCGGAGTGCCGGTGATCCTGCCCCTCGTCGCAGATCGTGCGGCGCGGCGACGTCTTCTCCAAGGCATTGATGGGCTGCTGCTCACAGGCAGCGGCCCGGACCTCGACCCGACCCTCTACGGGGAATCCCAACAATACACGTTTCCCATTGTCGCCGAACGCCGGTCCAGCTTTGAACTCGACCTGGTCCTCCTTGCCATCCGCAATCAGATTCCGACCCTCGCCATTTGCGGGGGCATGCAAACCATGAATGTCGCTTGCGGAGGCACGCTCTACCAGGATATCCCCGCCCAAGTGCTCGATGTCCTCCAGCACCGGCAACCAACACCGGCTGTGAACGTCTCGCATAGCATCAGCATCACACCGGGTA
This sequence is a window from Nitrospira sp.. Protein-coding genes within it:
- a CDS encoding gamma-glutamyl-gamma-aminobutyrate hydrolase family protein; the protein is MKPVIGVTPDFNAGDRKEWGGKEPTYFLRARYVRAIEELGGVPVILPLVADRAARRRLLQGIDGLLLTGSGPDLDPTLYGESQQYTFPIVAERRSSFELDLVLLAIRNQIPTLAICGGMQTMNVACGGTLYQDIPAQVLDVLQHRQPTPAVNVSHSISITPGSLLDRIVKRTRMKVNSSHHQSVKTVGRRLVASAMAPDGIIEAIEHPEHPFFLGLQWHPEFLFERHLLHRRLFQTFLRAASRRPSHQPSPAIRGTNS